In the Sulfobacillus thermosulfidooxidans DSM 9293 genome, TTGTCTTACCCCCTACTGTTGCCAGGGGTTGTCCCGAAGAAACGTATTCCCCCACGGAGGCGACTTGAGTGAGGGGGCCCTCGACAGAAGAGGTGACAACACCTTGGGACTGGGCCTGGGCTAATTGGTCTTCAGCTTGTTGCAGGTTGTCTTCGGCTTGAACGATACTGGCTTGTTGGGATGCCCGGTACTCGGATGATAATAGCAGATTCACTTGGTTTTGCTCACTTAAGACCGCGGCATTTTGTGCGGCCACCTCACTGGCCAAAGTGGGATCGCTAAAGGTTGCCAGCATTTGCCCTGTGTTCACAGTTTGTCCTAAGCTGACGTTCAGCTGGCTTAAAGATGCATTAGCGGGTACGGATACGGTATACGTCTCAACCGGAATGATTTCTCCTGTGGCTGAGTCGATTTGTGACAAGTTGCCTTGTTGAACGATGGCAGTGAGATATTTGGCGGGCAATGGCGGACGAGTCGACCGGATGACAATGTAAGTGAGAGCCGACAGGACCAACAGGGTGCCCCCAGCTAGTATCACGACACGCCGGTATGAAAGCATGCGCTGTTTAATAGATGATGTAGGCATATTGTGATGGATCATGATCAAATTCCCCTTAGGTCCTATAATGGGTCATCACACGGTCTATATAACTTGACCCTGTGACCGGTGGATTGAAGAATGTGGAACCCTATTCATAAGGGTACTGTCATCGAATCTGAAAAACTACAAGTTAGTCCTGAAGAAAGACTGAATTTGATTTTCATCGGATACAAAGTTGAGCGTGTATTAAATTAGTTGCCAATTAATGCAGATGATTATCGGCATCAAAATGAAGTCGTGAACTTTTGTTCTCGGCTGCGATAGTTTACAAACCTAAAATTAATAATGGAAATGATTTGTAAAGATGCACAAAAATTTAGGAAATAGCGCTAGTTATAATGAGTTATAAAAACAAATATTGGGGGATTGAGTGATGAACCGTTTAGTAATTATTGGACATGGTATGGCAGCAACCCGCCTTGCTGAACGAATTGTGAACATTGCCCCCAATATGTATGAACTGACCATTATTGGTGAAGAGCAATTTCCCGGATATGACCGGATCCAGTTGTCCCATGTACTTGCTGGAAATGTAGATCCTAGCGGTTTATTGCTCAAAGACGAAAAATGGTACTACGATCACGGCATTACCGTGAAAACGGGAGACAAAGTTATCGAACTTCAGCCTAAAGACAAAATCATACGAACAGAGCAGGATTTAACATTTACATATGACGAGTTAGTACTAGCAACAGGATCATCGGCTTTGCGGATTCCGGTTCCAGGTGCTCATCTTCCCGGAGTGGTTACTTTTCGTTCTTTTGATGATTGCGAAACGATGATTCAAATGGCGCGAGTACACAGAAATGCCGTTGTGATTGGTGGAGGATTATTAGGTTTGGAAGCTGCTCATGGTCTGAATGCTTTAGGGATGAACGTTACGGTGGTACACGCCGTCTCCACACTCATGGAGCGCCAGTTGGACTGGCACGCAGGCAAACTACTAGAACGTGAATTGCGCCATCAAGGCATTGAACTGGCAATGGATGCAAAGACGATTGCCATTCATGGTGACCATCATGTTGAGTTCGTGGAGTTATCGGACGGCCGTAGGATTAGTGCGGATTTAGTTGTGATGGCGGTGGGAATTAAACCCAACGTGGATTTGGCTAAGGCATCAGGGATCACCGTGAATCGTGGAATTGTGGTCGATGATTTCATGCGAACGTCTGAGGCCCATGTGTGGGCGGTCGGAGAATGTGCTGAGCATGCAGGCGTTGTTTACGGGATTGTGGCACCGCTCTATGAACAGGTCGAAGTGTTGGCTAAAAAACTAGCGCAAATGCCAGCGGAGTCCTATAAAGGATCCGTTCCAGTCACTAAATTAAAGGTATCGGGCGTCGAAGTATTTTCTGCTGGCGACTTTCAAGATGATGACCACTCTAACACGTTAGTGATGATGGATGGTTTAAAGAATCGCTACAAAAAAGCCGTGTTCCGCCAGAATCAACTAACAGGAGTCATACTCTATGGCGATACGACGCATAGTGCTAAATATTCTTCATTAATACGCCAAGGGGCAACGTGGGAAGATCTCGAAAAGGCTGGTCTTTGGGGAGATAACGCGGAATCTAAATCCATATCATCTGTAGAGACATGGGACAATGACGATATTGTTTGTGGGTGTATGGGTGTCAATAAAGGTACCATAATGAATGCGATCAAGGCAAAAGGCTTAAGTTCTGTTGACGATATTCGGCTCGAGACCGGAGCGTCCCGGTCATGTGGAAGTTGTCGTTCTCTAGTCGGTCAATTATTGACATATGTGACTGGAAACCAAGTTGAAGATTCTAATCGGCTATGTGCCTGTACAGATTTAAGTCATGAGATGGTTGTCGAGGCGATACGTGTGCACCATCTTTATCAAGTTCATGATGTCATGAAACAATTGAAGTGGAAAAACCCCGAAGGATGTTCAAAATGTCGGCCGGCTTTGAATTATTATGTGCGCATGGTGTGGCCCGTGCAGGCGGATGATGATCCCCAGTCCCGCCTCGTTAATGAACGCCTTCACGCAAATATTCAACGAGATGGAACGTTTTCGGTTGTTCCCAGAATTTATGGCGGGGTAACCAATTCTGAACAATTGAGGAAAATTGCTGATGTAGCCGATAAGTATCAGGTACCCATGATTAAGATTACGGGTGGTCAACGTATTGATCTTCTGGGTGTTCGCAAGGAAGATTTACCTGCTGTCTGGGAAGATCTCGGCATGACCTCTGGCTACGCGTATGGCAAAGCCATGCGAACAGTGAAAACTTGTGTGGGGACCGAATTTTGCCGTTTTGGCACACAAGATGCCATTGGTGCTGGAATTCGTCTCGAACATGCATTAGAAGGTTTAGATACGCCTCATAAGGTCAAAATGGCTGTATCTGGTTGCCCACGAAATTGTGCGGAGTCGACTGTCAAAGATGTCGGCGTCATAGGAGTCGAAGGAGGATTTGATCTTTTTGTAGGAGGGAACGGCGGGGCGAAGGTACGTGCAGGTGATTTTCTCATACGTGTACGTACAGAAGACGAAGTCGAAGAATGGGCATTAGCCTTTTTGCAGTATTACCGCGAAAATGCCCGCTATATGGAACGAACGGCAACATGGGTTGAACGAGTAGGAATTCAAGCCATTCGTAAGACTTTAGAAAACGCTGAACAACGCCTTGCTTATGCCCAGCGGTTGCGAGATACGCTATCACGATGGCGTGATCCGTGGCAAAGAATTGTTAATACGGATGAAGAGCGTCGTTATTTCGAGACGTTCCACGTTCAACCGTCTTAAAGAAGATCATAATTAAAACCTCTTCGCAAAGGAGATGTTTTGCATAATGGCATGGATTAAGGTCTTACGGTTTTCTGATGTGGCACCGCAAACGGGCCGCAAGGTGATTGTAGGAAATTGCCATCTCGCTGTATTCCGATTACGGGACGGTACCCTTAGAGCAATCGCTAATCAGTGCCCCCATCGGCAAGGATCACTGGCTGATGGGATTGTTAGCGGACACCACGTGTATTGTCCGCTCCATGACTGGAAAATTAATTTAG is a window encoding:
- the nirB gene encoding nitrite reductase large subunit NirB encodes the protein MNRLVIIGHGMAATRLAERIVNIAPNMYELTIIGEEQFPGYDRIQLSHVLAGNVDPSGLLLKDEKWYYDHGITVKTGDKVIELQPKDKIIRTEQDLTFTYDELVLATGSSALRIPVPGAHLPGVVTFRSFDDCETMIQMARVHRNAVVIGGGLLGLEAAHGLNALGMNVTVVHAVSTLMERQLDWHAGKLLERELRHQGIELAMDAKTIAIHGDHHVEFVELSDGRRISADLVVMAVGIKPNVDLAKASGITVNRGIVVDDFMRTSEAHVWAVGECAEHAGVVYGIVAPLYEQVEVLAKKLAQMPAESYKGSVPVTKLKVSGVEVFSAGDFQDDDHSNTLVMMDGLKNRYKKAVFRQNQLTGVILYGDTTHSAKYSSLIRQGATWEDLEKAGLWGDNAESKSISSVETWDNDDIVCGCMGVNKGTIMNAIKAKGLSSVDDIRLETGASRSCGSCRSLVGQLLTYVTGNQVEDSNRLCACTDLSHEMVVEAIRVHHLYQVHDVMKQLKWKNPEGCSKCRPALNYYVRMVWPVQADDDPQSRLVNERLHANIQRDGTFSVVPRIYGGVTNSEQLRKIADVADKYQVPMIKITGGQRIDLLGVRKEDLPAVWEDLGMTSGYAYGKAMRTVKTCVGTEFCRFGTQDAIGAGIRLEHALEGLDTPHKVKMAVSGCPRNCAESTVKDVGVIGVEGGFDLFVGGNGGAKVRAGDFLIRVRTEDEVEEWALAFLQYYRENARYMERTATWVERVGIQAIRKTLENAEQRLAYAQRLRDTLSRWRDPWQRIVNTDEERRYFETFHVQPS
- the nirD gene encoding nitrite reductase small subunit NirD, which encodes MAWIKVLRFSDVAPQTGRKVIVGNCHLAVFRLRDGTLRAIANQCPHRQGSLADGIVSGHHVYCPLHDWKINLDNGCAEAPDQGETSVFPVKVVEDNIYIELDDMALAMCTGVSQTVLSQSE